One Ochotona princeps isolate mOchPri1 chromosome 12, mOchPri1.hap1, whole genome shotgun sequence genomic window, TTCTGGGAAGAGGAGAAAACCTTCTGGAAAGAAGAGAAGAACTTCTGGGAAATGGAGAACTCTTTCCGGGAAGAGGAGAAGACCTTTTGGAGAAAGTATCACACTTTCTGGAAGGAGGACAAGGTCTTCTGGAAAGAGGAAAATGCCTTATGGGAAAGAGACCGGAACTTGCTTCAGGAGGATAAGGCCCtatgggaggaggagaaggcactgtgggtggaggagagagagctaCTGGAGGAGGAGAAAGCCCTCTGGGAAGACAAGAAATCCCTCTGGGAGGAGGAGAACGCGCTGTGGGAGCAAGAAAGGGCCTTCTGGGTGGAAGGTGGTGGCCAGGGGGCCGGCGCGCAGGTGCTGGGTGAGGAGCTTCCCGACGGCAATGCTGGGCAACGATTGTTCAAGATCTCTAGGGCAAGGGCATAGCAGGGACAGAGCTGGAGCACACACATCCTTCCGGCTGGCCCTAAAGCCCGGGGTGGCCCCACGCACCGGCAGGGTAGACAGGCGCTGGGCTCCTTGCTTGGAACAATCTAATAAAGTCTTGAGAAGAGCCTAGAGAAACTAACTCTTCAAGGGAGGTGGGCTGCTGTGGTTCCCCACTGTCGGTCAGTGGGTGGATGGGTCAGGGTTGGGTTGAGTCCCTACCCTGGTCGAGCACCTGCATAGTCACTGTGGTTCTCTGCATGTGAACCCTTATACAGATGGGCACAcagagacctggagaagcagagacTGCATGTGGCCCAGCTAagagaaaatggaaggaagggCTAGGACTGGAACCCTATAGGCTGCACCTAACATGACCCAGGTAGAGAGCCCACGGGGGACACAGGAGACAGTCGCTTGACTGATCATGGCAGCAACCCTGGAGGAGCCTTAAAAGGCTTTGGGATCTCCCTGtgggttgtggtggtggtggaaagaTGGTGAGAACAAGGGACTCTACAAAGCTCCCTCATTTAGGAGACCATTCCTGGCACCCAACCCTGTAGCAGTGAAGTCTAGATGACACCAGGCCCTGCCAGGCCTCTGGGTTTCAGAGGCAtgggagcccagagctgtggGAACAGTATGATCCTTGGTCACAGACCCATTCCAGCTCCCCAGGGGCCCCGGGTTAAGGCTTCCATAATCATGAGGAGTGCCAGACCTGGGGTTGAGCATCAAGTC contains:
- the CCDC70 gene encoding coiled-coil domain-containing protein 70, whose product is MFPFKVGKVGLARFCPLAASSASVHRKKLIHKLQQEKAFLAEMKLFHEKIQDFREQMWSFRGKIRAFQGQILGFWEEEKPFWEEEKTFWKEEKNFWEMENSFREEEKTFWRKYHTFWKEDKVFWKEENALWERDRNLLQEDKALWEEEKALWVEERELLEEEKALWEDKKSLWEEENALWEQERAFWVEGGGQGAGAQVLGEELPDGNAGQRLFKISRARA